A genomic region of Campylobacter lari contains the following coding sequences:
- the topA gene encoding type I DNA topoisomerase, with translation MKNLIIVESPAKAKTIGNFLGKDYEIIASKGHIRDLPKTSFGIKIEDENFKPEYRISNDHSSLVKELKEKAKKAKTIYLATDEDREGEAIAYHIAKAINKDENSLPRIVFHEITKSAIENALKNPRSLNVNSVNAQQTRRLLDRIVGYKLSPLLNQKIQKGLSAGRVQSAALKIIVDREREIKAFIPLKYFSIDMIFEKDLQAELVEFQNQKIEKLSLTNEDRAKLIFEACKNASFKIKDIESKDRKIAPQAPFMTSTLQQSASNRLGFNPKKTMMIAQKLYEGVKTHQGIMGVITYMRTDSLNIAKEALEEVRKLIKNDFGKEYLPSKANIYTTKSKGAQEAHEAIRPANLSFTPKLASEFLEKDEARLYTLIYNRFLASQMNPAISQTQNVYAKSNEASFKISGRKILFDGHYKVYGDMDKDKILPNLKLEDILNIQNIELNSHFTEPPSRYSEAGLVKKLENLGIGRPSTYAPTISLLSTREYVRIDKKQIIPNEIAFVVTEVLEQNFSDIVDSDFTSKMEDKLDIIAEGKMDWQEVLREFYFPFMRKIDEGKKNIKSQKTFTKLDETCPDCGGELAIRKGRYGEFIACLNFPKCKYSRNLKQETQNEEKSEKKLNTIGVKCPSCQEGEIVERFSKRGKFYGCSAYPKCNYISKYKPSEEKCSKCGETLIIKELKKGTFLECLKCKIKKEI, from the coding sequence ATGAAAAATTTAATCATAGTAGAATCACCTGCTAAAGCTAAAACCATAGGTAATTTTCTAGGTAAAGACTATGAGATAATAGCTTCTAAAGGTCACATTAGAGATTTACCTAAAACTAGCTTTGGTATAAAAATAGAAGATGAAAATTTTAAACCAGAATATAGAATTTCAAATGATCATTCAAGTTTAGTAAAAGAACTCAAAGAAAAGGCTAAAAAAGCTAAAACCATCTACCTTGCAACCGATGAGGATCGTGAGGGTGAAGCCATAGCTTATCATATAGCTAAGGCTATTAATAAAGATGAAAATTCCCTGCCACGCATAGTTTTTCATGAGATTACTAAAAGCGCTATAGAAAATGCTTTAAAAAACCCAAGATCTTTAAATGTAAATAGCGTCAATGCTCAACAAACTAGACGCTTACTTGATCGCATAGTAGGCTATAAATTAAGTCCTTTACTAAATCAAAAAATCCAAAAAGGCTTAAGTGCAGGGCGTGTGCAAAGTGCGGCTTTAAAAATCATCGTCGATAGAGAAAGAGAAATAAAAGCTTTTATTCCTTTAAAATACTTTAGTATAGATATGATTTTTGAAAAAGATTTGCAAGCTGAATTAGTCGAATTTCAAAATCAAAAGATAGAAAAACTAAGTCTAACTAACGAAGATAGAGCCAAACTCATCTTTGAAGCTTGTAAAAATGCTAGTTTTAAAATAAAAGATATAGAAAGTAAAGATAGAAAAATAGCTCCACAAGCACCTTTTATGACCTCAACCCTGCAACAAAGCGCGAGCAATCGCCTAGGTTTTAACCCTAAAAAAACCATGATGATTGCTCAAAAACTTTACGAGGGTGTAAAAACCCATCAAGGTATTATGGGTGTGATTACTTATATGAGAACTGACAGCTTAAACATCGCAAAAGAAGCTTTAGAAGAAGTAAGAAAACTCATCAAAAATGATTTTGGCAAAGAATACTTACCAAGTAAAGCAAATATTTATACCACTAAAAGCAAAGGCGCTCAAGAAGCACACGAAGCTATAAGACCGGCTAATCTTAGCTTTACGCCAAAACTTGCAAGTGAATTTTTAGAAAAAGATGAAGCAAGATTATATACTTTAATATATAATCGCTTTTTAGCTTCACAAATGAATCCTGCTATATCTCAAACTCAAAATGTCTATGCAAAATCAAATGAAGCAAGTTTTAAAATAAGCGGTAGAAAAATTTTATTTGATGGGCATTATAAAGTATATGGAGATATGGATAAAGATAAAATTTTACCTAATTTAAAACTAGAAGATATACTAAATATACAAAATATAGAATTAAACTCGCATTTTACCGAGCCACCTTCAAGATATTCTGAAGCTGGGCTTGTTAAAAAGTTAGAAAATCTTGGCATAGGACGCCCTTCTACTTATGCTCCAACCATCTCTTTACTTAGTACAAGAGAATATGTGCGTATAGATAAAAAGCAAATCATACCTAATGAAATAGCCTTTGTTGTAACAGAAGTTTTAGAACAAAACTTTAGCGATATAGTAGATAGTGATTTTACTTCTAAAATGGAAGATAAACTTGATATCATTGCAGAAGGCAAAATGGACTGGCAAGAAGTTTTAAGAGAGTTTTATTTTCCTTTTATGAGAAAAATTGATGAAGGTAAAAAAAATATAAAAAGCCAAAAAACTTTCACAAAGCTAGATGAAACCTGCCCTGATTGTGGTGGAGAGCTTGCTATAAGAAAAGGAAGATATGGAGAATTTATAGCTTGTTTAAATTTTCCAAAATGTAAATACTCAAGAAATTTAAAACAAGAAACACAAAATGAAGAAAAAAGCGAGAAAAAACTCAATACCATAGGCGTGAAATGCCCAAGCTGTCAAGAAGGCGAGATCGTGGAGCGTTTTTCTAAGCGTGGTAAATTTTATGGATGTAGTGCTTATCCAAAATGCAACTATATAAGCAAATACAAACCAAGTGAAGAAAAATGTAGCAAATGTGGTGAAACTTTGATTATCAAAGAGCTTAAAAAAGGCACATTTTTAGAGTGCTTAAAATGCAAAATCAAAAAGGAAATTTAA
- a CDS encoding biotin synthase — translation MQIMLCAISNIASGGCGEDCKYCTQSAHVKTNINKYKRKDIDQIVLEAKIAKKNEALGFCLVTAGAGLDDEKLEYVCKVAHAVQKEVEGLLLIACNGIANLEQLKELKKAGIFSYNHNLETSKEFFPNICSTHTWEQRFQTNLYAKEAGLMLCCGGIYGLGESEADRKSFRTSLKELDPFSSPINFFIPNENLKLKQNLLNADEALNIIKDTKKDLPNAHIMVAGGREVVLKERQYEIFDAGASAIVVGDYLTTKGEEPSKDIQKLKQMGFSFASSCH, via the coding sequence ATGCAAATTATGCTTTGTGCTATATCTAATATAGCAAGTGGAGGGTGCGGGGAAGATTGTAAATACTGCACTCAAAGCGCTCATGTAAAAACTAATATCAACAAATACAAAAGAAAAGATATAGATCAAATTGTTTTAGAAGCTAAAATAGCTAAGAAAAACGAAGCTTTAGGTTTTTGTTTAGTTACAGCAGGCGCTGGACTTGATGATGAAAAACTTGAGTATGTGTGCAAAGTAGCTCATGCAGTGCAAAAAGAAGTAGAAGGACTTTTACTCATAGCTTGCAATGGCATAGCAAATTTAGAACAACTCAAAGAATTAAAAAAAGCAGGAATTTTTTCTTATAATCATAATCTAGAAACTTCTAAAGAATTTTTTCCAAACATATGCTCTACGCATACTTGGGAGCAAAGATTTCAAACTAATCTTTATGCTAAAGAAGCAGGTTTAATGCTTTGCTGTGGCGGAATTTATGGTCTTGGAGAAAGTGAAGCCGATAGAAAAAGTTTTAGAACAAGTTTAAAAGAGCTTGATCCTTTTTCCTCGCCTATTAATTTTTTCATACCAAATGAAAATTTAAAGCTCAAGCAAAACTTATTAAATGCTGATGAGGCGTTAAATATCATCAAAGACACTAAAAAAGATTTACCAAATGCACATATCATGGTAGCAGGTGGTAGAGAAGTAGTGCTAAAAGAAAGACAATATGAAATTTTTGACGCAGGAGCTAGTGCTATAGTAGTAGGTGATTATCTTACAACTAAAGGCGAAGAACCTAGCAAAGATATACAAAAACTAAAACAAATGGGATTTAGCTTTGCTAGCTCATGCCATTGA
- a CDS encoding cation:proton antiporter, translated as MLAHAIDAQAATDLKILLVVAGCLLTSPYIAKFLKLPLSATEIMLGSFIGFLGFIGESENFKLLANAGFYYLMFIAGMEINLKTFLKTERSLLNKAFIYIILLYVFSVLAVESIDISYIFVIIIPVMSVGLLSTLYRDFGKNCEWLNVSMVVATLAEVVSIVLLTIAAAFLGKGADLFSLTQNLLYLVGFLALCIFGFKFLEVLFWWYPQLKTILMPWQDQNEKDIRFCMAIFIAIVAIMIYFKLEVALGAFIAGSFIATFFDHKKDLEHKLSSFGYGFLIPIFFIYIGSSFKLQMLLNPQVLIIAFSLTIFMIGLRILCAMTFVKILGLKNTFLFGLSHSMPLTLLIAVATLSYQTNIITQDIYSGLVLTALLEAILAISLIKFINNLSRK; from the coding sequence TTGCTAGCTCATGCCATTGATGCTCAAGCTGCTACGGATTTAAAAATTTTATTAGTCGTAGCAGGATGTTTGCTTACATCACCTTATATTGCTAAATTTTTAAAACTCCCACTTTCAGCCACTGAAATTATGCTTGGCTCTTTTATAGGATTTTTAGGTTTTATAGGAGAAAGTGAGAATTTTAAGCTTTTGGCTAATGCAGGATTTTACTATCTTATGTTTATAGCAGGGATGGAAATCAATCTTAAAACCTTTTTAAAAACCGAAAGAAGCTTACTTAATAAAGCTTTTATTTACATCATACTTTTATATGTTTTTAGTGTTTTAGCGGTTGAAAGTATAGATATTTCTTATATTTTTGTCATTATTATACCTGTTATGAGCGTGGGTTTGCTCTCAACGCTTTATAGAGACTTTGGGAAAAATTGCGAGTGGCTAAATGTATCCATGGTGGTAGCCACTTTAGCTGAAGTTGTGAGCATAGTTTTACTTACCATAGCTGCAGCATTTTTGGGAAAAGGTGCTGATCTTTTCTCACTCACTCAAAATTTATTATACCTAGTGGGATTTTTAGCACTTTGTATTTTTGGATTTAAATTTTTAGAAGTGCTTTTTTGGTGGTATCCACAACTTAAAACTATACTCATGCCTTGGCAAGATCAAAACGAAAAAGATATAAGATTTTGCATGGCAATTTTCATAGCCATAGTTGCAATTATGATTTATTTTAAACTTGAAGTTGCACTTGGAGCTTTTATAGCGGGTTCATTTATAGCTACTTTTTTTGATCATAAAAAAGACTTAGAGCATAAACTTTCTAGTTTTGGTTATGGCTTTTTAATCCCTATATTTTTCATTTATATAGGTTCAAGCTTTAAACTCCAAATGCTTTTAAACCCTCAAGTTTTAATCATAGCTTTTTCACTAACTATCTTTATGATAGGACTAAGAATACTTTGTGCTATGACTTTTGTAAAAATACTTGGTTTAAAAAATACCTTTTTATTTGGCTTAAGCCATTCTATGCCACTAACCTTACTTATCGCAGTAGCTACGCTTTCTTATCAAACTAATATTATCACTCAAGATATATACTCAGGATTAGTGCTTACTGCTTTACTTGAAGCAATTTTAGCTATTAGCTTAATAAAATTTATCAATAATCTTAGTAGAAAATGA
- a CDS encoding 3'(2'),5'-bisphosphate nucleotidase CysQ family protein, with product MKNLDTLLELALKAGKEASKVLLEYKDKNTLWLKDDDSPVGLADIKSNEAISEILASSDIALCSEENILSYEERKNLEYFWLIDPLDGTKSYAKKDKEYCVLIALIHKNTPVLSLIGDVENNAFYYAHTHTKVYKNNEILNLSLEQYEKVKNIALYSKNHDNNEDFFIQNHLEGIKVSSALKFVYLLEAKAGIYPRFGGPKAWDIAAGDFLVKQNGGILYDFDKKALNYNSPDFKLPSFIAFAKNEFKLKGF from the coding sequence ATGAAAAATTTAGACACACTTTTAGAATTAGCCTTAAAAGCAGGCAAGGAAGCCTCTAAGGTATTGCTTGAATATAAAGACAAAAATACCTTATGGCTTAAAGATGATGATTCCCCAGTAGGTTTAGCTGATATAAAATCTAATGAAGCCATTAGTGAAATTTTAGCTTCAAGCGATATAGCTCTATGCTCTGAAGAAAATATACTTTCTTATGAAGAAAGAAAAAATTTAGAGTATTTTTGGCTAATAGATCCTCTTGATGGCACTAAATCTTATGCTAAAAAAGATAAAGAATATTGTGTTTTAATCGCATTAATCCATAAAAACACTCCTGTGCTTTCGCTTATAGGCGATGTGGAAAATAATGCATTTTATTATGCACATACCCATACTAAAGTTTATAAAAATAATGAAATTTTAAATCTTAGTTTAGAGCAATACGAAAAGGTTAAAAATATAGCCCTTTACTCTAAAAACCATGATAATAATGAAGATTTTTTTATTCAAAATCATCTTGAAGGCATTAAGGTTTCATCTGCTTTAAAGTTTGTATATTTACTTGAAGCAAAAGCTGGAATTTACCCGCGTTTTGGTGGCCCAAAAGCTTGGGATATAGCCGCGGGAGATTTTTTAGTCAAACAAAATGGTGGAATTTTATACGATTTTGACAAAAAGGCCTTAAACTACAATAGTCCTGATTTTAAACTTCCAAGTTTTATAGCTTTTGCTAAGAATGAATTTAAATTAAAAGGTTTTTAG
- a CDS encoding UDP-N-acetylmuramate dehydrogenase, whose amino-acid sequence MIIDFSKYSSVRIGESFEVQTLEEPCEFDGFLIGGANNLLISPKPKKLGILGKSFDYIKILEQNEKGMFLEIGSSVKSFKMYHFAKENNLKGFEFLKNIPGTLGGILKMNAGLKDEDISKNLISICTFNQEILKQNIAFAYRFNPIKEVMFSAKFFLEYGFDPVKDELLKNARKNQPKGASFGSIFKNPKNDHAGRLIEAVNLKGFSKNDAMFSNEHANFLINKKHASFDDALFLIELAKKRVFEEFGIVLEEEVVII is encoded by the coding sequence ATGATTATTGATTTTTCTAAGTATTCTTCTGTGCGTATAGGTGAGAGCTTTGAAGTGCAAACACTTGAAGAGCCTTGCGAATTTGATGGTTTTTTAATAGGTGGGGCAAATAATCTTTTAATCTCTCCAAAACCCAAAAAACTTGGAATTTTAGGGAAAAGTTTTGATTATATTAAAATTTTAGAGCAAAATGAAAAAGGCATGTTTTTAGAGATAGGCTCTAGTGTGAAATCTTTTAAAATGTATCATTTTGCTAAAGAAAATAACCTAAAAGGCTTTGAGTTTTTAAAAAATATCCCAGGGACTTTGGGCGGTATTTTAAAAATGAATGCAGGATTAAAAGATGAGGATATTAGCAAAAATTTAATTAGTATTTGCACTTTTAATCAAGAAATTTTAAAACAAAATATTGCTTTTGCTTATAGGTTTAATCCTATTAAAGAAGTGATGTTTAGCGCGAAGTTTTTTTTAGAATATGGATTTGACCCAGTTAAAGATGAGCTTTTAAAAAATGCAAGAAAAAATCAACCAAAAGGTGCTAGCTTTGGCTCTATTTTTAAAAATCCCAAAAACGATCATGCAGGAAGGTTGATAGAAGCAGTTAATCTTAAAGGTTTTAGCAAAAATGATGCGATGTTTAGCAATGAACATGCAAATTTTTTAATCAATAAAAAACATGCTAGTTTTGATGATGCTTTATTTTTGATAGAGCTTGCTAAAAAAAGAGTTTTTGAAGAATTTGGGATTGTTTTAGAAGAAGAAGTGGTAATTATATAG
- the fliQ gene encoding flagellar biosynthesis protein FliQ, with protein MESTLVALGVQTFKITLMLSLPMLLAGLIAGLIISIFQAVTQINEATLSFVPKILLVVVVIVFLMPWMISSMIDFTTNILNQIPSFIR; from the coding sequence ATGGAAAGTACTTTAGTAGCCTTGGGTGTACAAACTTTTAAAATCACACTTATGCTTTCTTTACCTATGCTTTTAGCAGGGCTTATTGCAGGGCTTATTATAAGTATTTTTCAAGCTGTAACGCAAATTAACGAAGCCACGCTTTCTTTTGTGCCAAAAATTTTACTTGTTGTTGTGGTAATAGTATTTTTAATGCCTTGGATGATAAGTTCTATGATTGATTTTACAACTAATATTTTAAATCAAATTCCAAGCTTTATTAGATGA
- a CDS encoding menaquinone biosynthesis family protein produces the protein MNKKISVAHSPDADDIFMYMAIKFGWVGNAYEYENTALDIQTLNELALENIYDVSAISFALYPLIASEYALLKTAVSFGEGYGPKLIKKKNKKLKPNFKVALSGAHTTNALIFRIKYPQARIIYKNFLEIEKAVLEDEVDAGVLIHESILEFDSSLCVEAELWDIWQELAKNDLPLPLGGMTLRRSLPLSDAIAVEKDLIKAVEVADHNRKILASMLLERNLIRVDAQKLDVYLNLYANKNSINMNDKQYNAIDKLFELGYNHGFYEKLIKSKDYLIPSEYEEFRNS, from the coding sequence ATGAATAAAAAAATTAGCGTAGCACACTCTCCTGATGCTGATGATATTTTTATGTATATGGCGATTAAATTTGGTTGGGTTGGAAATGCTTATGAGTATGAAAATACAGCCTTGGATATACAAACTTTAAATGAGCTTGCATTGGAAAATATATACGATGTTAGTGCGATATCTTTTGCACTTTATCCTTTAATAGCTAGTGAATATGCTTTATTAAAAACTGCTGTGAGTTTTGGTGAGGGTTATGGGCCAAAGCTTATTAAGAAAAAGAATAAAAAATTAAAGCCAAATTTTAAAGTTGCTTTAAGTGGAGCACACACTACTAATGCTTTAATCTTTCGCATAAAATATCCACAAGCTAGAATAATTTATAAGAATTTTTTAGAGATTGAAAAGGCTGTTTTAGAAGATGAAGTTGATGCGGGAGTGCTTATACATGAGAGCATTTTAGAATTTGATTCTAGTTTGTGTGTTGAGGCTGAACTTTGGGATATTTGGCAAGAATTAGCAAAAAATGATTTACCTTTACCTTTAGGTGGTATGACCCTTAGAAGATCTTTACCGCTTAGTGATGCAATAGCGGTTGAAAAAGATTTGATTAAAGCAGTAGAAGTAGCCGATCATAATAGAAAAATCTTAGCCTCCATGCTTTTAGAGCGTAATTTAATACGCGTTGATGCACAAAAACTTGATGTGTATTTAAATTTATATGCAAATAAAAACTCTATTAATATGAATGATAAACAATACAATGCCATAGATAAGCTTTTTGAGCTTGGATATAATCATGGATTTTATGAGAAGTTAATAAAAAGTAAAGATTATCTTATCCCTAGTGAGTATGAAGAATTTAGAAATTCTTGA